One Ethanoligenens harbinense YUAN-3 genomic window carries:
- a CDS encoding DHH family phosphoesterase has translation MKRKKRIWQLTPAIVLAIAVPPAISLISLFWDYKVALGELCASVVVIAAVYLGLRGVRHDMRSLVGKTAAGLDARDRQALQLFPLPLVVVGENGEIVLYNDPFRKQVLGGVDQFGADLKCIVKNLNPASFEKPGTAVDVVVRRRRFTVYGHPADRGFYTLYWVENTELKNIADEFRESRPVVAMIMIDNYDELMQNAREGEKVGIVSQIERELVRWVSGTTGFLRHADRDKYLFIFEERHLRKIVESRFDILDAVRKIVTSEHMPATLSIGVGRGAKTFAQAEEMARQALDMSLGRGGDQAAVKTQNGFEFYGGVSKAVEKRTKVKTRIIASALGELIDGSDNVLIMGHRNADLDSLGAAVALRKACISRGRDARIVVNLKTCLAADFVQQLRQEEGYADAFIPPEECLMLVMRRTLLIVVDTHRKGFVESPDLYRVARTVVVIDHHRKMVDFIDNAVIFYHETYASSSSEMVAELMQYIADSAVTSVEASALLAGMTLDTRNFSVRTGVRTFEAAGYLRRKGADTARVKQVFAGSMDDYKKRTALVSSAQVYKGCAVAVYTGGPDPDIKLIAPQAADDLLTIRGVQASFVLYADGGGTSMSARSMGAVNVQLVMETLGGGGHLTMAGAQIPDTTPAEARDRLFQALDRYFESNK, from the coding sequence ATGAAACGAAAAAAACGCATCTGGCAGCTCACGCCGGCCATCGTGCTGGCCATTGCGGTACCGCCCGCGATCTCGCTCATCAGCCTGTTCTGGGATTACAAGGTGGCGCTGGGGGAACTCTGCGCCTCGGTGGTGGTCATTGCTGCGGTCTATCTGGGCTTGCGCGGTGTGCGGCACGACATGCGTTCCCTGGTCGGCAAAACGGCCGCCGGGCTGGACGCGCGCGACCGGCAGGCGCTGCAACTGTTTCCGCTGCCGCTGGTGGTGGTGGGGGAGAACGGCGAGATCGTGCTCTACAACGATCCGTTCCGTAAGCAGGTCCTCGGGGGCGTGGACCAGTTCGGCGCCGACCTCAAGTGCATCGTGAAGAACCTGAATCCGGCATCGTTTGAAAAACCCGGCACGGCGGTGGACGTGGTGGTCAGAAGACGGCGCTTCACCGTTTACGGCCACCCGGCCGACCGTGGGTTCTACACGCTCTATTGGGTGGAAAACACCGAGCTCAAGAACATCGCCGACGAATTCCGCGAGAGCCGCCCGGTCGTGGCCATGATTATGATCGACAATTACGACGAACTGATGCAGAACGCCCGCGAGGGCGAAAAGGTCGGCATCGTCAGCCAGATCGAGCGGGAGCTGGTGCGCTGGGTCTCCGGCACCACCGGCTTTCTGCGCCACGCCGACCGGGACAAATACCTGTTCATCTTCGAGGAACGGCACCTGCGCAAGATCGTGGAGTCGCGCTTCGATATCCTCGACGCTGTGCGCAAGATCGTCACGTCGGAGCACATGCCCGCCACCCTTTCCATCGGCGTGGGGCGCGGGGCCAAGACCTTCGCGCAGGCGGAGGAAATGGCCCGCCAGGCGCTGGATATGTCGCTCGGCCGCGGCGGGGATCAGGCGGCCGTGAAAACGCAGAACGGCTTTGAGTTTTACGGCGGCGTGTCCAAAGCAGTGGAAAAGCGCACCAAGGTCAAAACGCGCATCATCGCCTCGGCGCTCGGGGAACTCATCGACGGCAGCGACAACGTGCTCATCATGGGGCACCGCAATGCCGATCTCGATTCCCTGGGCGCTGCGGTGGCCCTGCGTAAGGCCTGCATCTCGCGCGGACGCGACGCGCGCATCGTGGTCAACCTCAAGACCTGCCTGGCCGCGGATTTTGTCCAGCAGCTCCGGCAGGAGGAGGGGTATGCCGACGCGTTCATCCCGCCCGAGGAATGCCTGATGCTCGTCATGCGCCGCACACTGCTCATTGTGGTGGATACCCACCGCAAGGGCTTCGTGGAATCGCCCGATCTGTACCGCGTGGCGCGCACGGTGGTGGTCATCGACCACCACCGGAAAATGGTTGATTTCATTGACAACGCCGTCATCTTCTATCATGAGACCTATGCGTCTTCCTCCAGCGAAATGGTGGCGGAGCTGATGCAGTACATCGCGGACAGCGCCGTCACCTCGGTGGAGGCCAGCGCGTTGCTCGCCGGCATGACGCTGGACACCCGCAATTTTTCCGTTCGCACCGGCGTGCGCACCTTTGAGGCGGCGGGCTATCTTCGCCGCAAGGGGGCGGACACCGCCCGCGTCAAGCAGGTGTTTGCGGGCAGCATGGATGATTACAAGAAGCGCACCGCGCTGGTGAGCTCCGCGCAGGTCTACAAGGGTTGCGCCGTTGCCGTCTACACCGGTGGCCCCGATCCGGACATCAAGCTCATCGCACCGCAGGCGGCGGACGATCTGCTCACCATCCGCGGGGTGCAGGCATCGTTTGTGCTCTATGCCGACGGCGGCGGCACGTCGATGTCCGCCCGCAGCATGGGCGCGGTGAACGTGCAACTGGTGATGGAAACGCTGGGCGGCGGCGGGCACCTGACCATGGCCGGCGCTCAGATACCGGATACCACGCCCGCCGAGGCGCGGGACCGTCTGTTCCAGGCGCTCGACCGGTATTTTGAAAGCAACAAATAA
- a CDS encoding ribonuclease J codes for MTTNNPATPATPERPGQPSAAAAKASAPRRQNPRPYHRGRRKPTVKPGLPLRIVSLGGLNEIGKNITAYECGDDIVIVDCGLAFPDSDMLGVDLVIPDVTWLVKNKDRIRGVVLTHGHEDHIGALPYVLKQVNMPLYGTELTLALVEGKLKEHGLTGKVKLHVVKPGDTVKLGCMTVEFINVNHSIAGSVALAINTPGGLFVQTGDFKIDCTPIHGEMIDLARFGELGKEGVTGLLMDSTNAERPGYTLSERKVGEALNTLFAKAEGKRLIIATFASNVHRVQQIVDYAQKYGRHVAVSGRSMVNVCGIAAELGYLRVPEGLVVDIDEIDRFPKEKMVIVTTGSQGEAMSALYRMAYSDHRKVVVGPDDFVIISANPIPGNEKTVDRVVNELMRLGAEVVYEEVHVSGHARQEELKIIMSLCKPTYFIPVHGEYKHLMKNASLARSIGIPDKNIIITDIGKVMEFDKGNFKFVGTVPAGRVLVDGTGVGDVGSIVLRDRKHLAQDGLIVVVATIDGASGALVAGPDIVSRGFVYVRESESLMEQTRLTARDVLMDCADAHVTEWGTIKSRVKDALSKLLYERTKRSPMILPVIMEV; via the coding sequence GTGACTACAAACAATCCGGCAACGCCGGCAACCCCGGAGCGCCCGGGTCAACCATCCGCCGCGGCGGCGAAGGCATCCGCCCCGCGGCGCCAGAACCCCCGTCCCTACCATCGCGGCCGGCGCAAACCCACGGTCAAGCCGGGGCTTCCGCTGCGCATCGTTTCGCTGGGCGGGCTCAATGAGATCGGTAAGAACATCACCGCCTACGAGTGCGGAGACGATATCGTTATCGTGGACTGCGGCCTTGCGTTTCCAGACAGCGACATGCTCGGCGTCGATCTGGTCATCCCCGATGTGACCTGGCTGGTCAAAAATAAGGACCGTATCCGCGGCGTGGTGCTTACACACGGGCACGAGGACCATATCGGCGCGCTGCCGTATGTGCTCAAGCAGGTGAACATGCCGCTTTACGGCACCGAACTCACTCTTGCGCTGGTGGAGGGCAAGCTGAAGGAACACGGCCTTACGGGCAAAGTGAAGCTGCATGTCGTCAAGCCGGGCGACACGGTCAAGCTCGGCTGCATGACGGTCGAGTTCATCAACGTCAACCATTCCATCGCCGGTTCGGTGGCGCTGGCCATCAACACGCCGGGCGGCCTGTTTGTGCAGACGGGCGACTTCAAGATCGACTGCACGCCCATCCACGGCGAGATGATCGACTTGGCGCGTTTCGGCGAGTTGGGCAAGGAGGGTGTGACCGGCCTGCTGATGGACTCCACCAATGCCGAGCGTCCGGGCTATACCCTCAGTGAGCGGAAGGTGGGCGAAGCGCTCAATACGCTTTTTGCCAAGGCGGAGGGCAAGCGGCTTATCATCGCCACCTTTGCGTCCAACGTGCACCGCGTGCAGCAGATCGTGGACTATGCCCAGAAATACGGGCGGCATGTCGCGGTTTCGGGCCGGAGCATGGTCAACGTCTGCGGCATCGCCGCGGAGCTCGGTTACCTGCGCGTGCCCGAGGGCCTGGTGGTGGACATTGACGAGATCGACCGTTTCCCCAAGGAAAAGATGGTCATCGTCACCACCGGCAGCCAGGGCGAGGCCATGTCGGCGCTTTATCGCATGGCCTATTCCGACCACCGCAAGGTGGTGGTGGGGCCGGACGATTTCGTCATCATCTCGGCCAACCCCATTCCCGGCAACGAGAAGACGGTGGACCGCGTGGTCAACGAGCTGATGCGGCTGGGCGCCGAAGTGGTCTATGAGGAAGTGCATGTTTCCGGTCACGCCAGGCAGGAAGAACTCAAGATCATCATGTCGCTCTGCAAGCCAACCTATTTCATCCCGGTGCACGGCGAATACAAGCACTTGATGAAAAACGCGTCGCTGGCGCGCAGCATCGGCATTCCGGATAAAAACATCATCATTACCGACATCGGCAAGGTGATGGAATTCGATAAAGGCAATTTCAAATTCGTGGGCACCGTGCCCGCCGGGCGGGTGCTGGTAGACGGCACCGGCGTCGGCGATGTCGGCTCCATCGTGCTGCGCGACCGCAAGCATCTTGCACAGGACGGCCTCATCGTGGTGGTGGCCACCATTGATGGCGCGAGCGGTGCGCTTGTCGCCGGGCCGGATATCGTTTCCCGCGGATTTGTGTATGTGCGCGAATCGGAATCGCTGATGGAGCAGACCCGCCTGACCGCGCGCGACGTGCTGATGGACTGCGCCGATGCTCATGTGACCGAATGGGGCACCATCAAGTCCCGCGTGAAGGACGCGCTCTCCAAACTGCTGTATGAGCGCACCAAGCGCAGCCCGATGATCCTGCCCGTGATTATGGAAGTCTGA
- a CDS encoding sugar phosphate nucleotidyltransferase yields MEAVIMAGGEGTRLRPLTCDCPKPMARLCGRPALAYILELLAQNGITRAAVTLRYLPETIRAAWPDGRCAGVALRFVEEDEPLGTAGSVRNALENADGDVLVISGDALCDFDLRAAARFHREKGAAATLLLSRVADPREYGLVVTAPEGRVRGFVEKPGWSQSVTDAVNTGIYILSPQALARIPQGGPYDFGKDLFPAMLRADMPLYGFDTSGYWCDIGDIGAYVQSQFDLLDGKVDARLPGQAENGVYVKGSLPAGRYTLHAPVYLGENVTIGEDAVIGPFAVVDDGCAVGARAKVRQSVLLPDAYVGARCELRGALVCAGASLGARAAMFEGAVAGAKAVIGRDAVVAPGVRIWPGKRVEDGARAARNIKSGAARRGVFDDDGVSGEVGVDLTPEFCAKLGAAAGEATARGLIAVGDDGSNVGRALKQALSAGALSAGARVLDFGSAFEAQFLFSAVFCAADLGIFTRAAGARAVLRLFDGAGLPLCRKWERSIEAHLSTGEIARCLPGEYGAPEQLAGMGAFYARALAGLAPRGLAGMYAIVRCANRQARQRLAGVLEELSCAPGGPSRSGGLRLHLTASGRAASFFDEEERYLSPLHTLALGCRIAFEAGEDVALPYEAPRVLDTLAGQYGRRVLRYLSCPADDADREARALAARQQWVRDGLQNGVRILSWLKTGGLRLHDAAAALPGFAVAVRSVPLTGNPGEVLRAFAGDALLGEGEGVLLSRRRGQVLLSPLKRGKGLRILAEAADMETADELCIDLQKELRGGDPLDKR; encoded by the coding sequence ATGGAAGCCGTGATTATGGCCGGCGGCGAGGGGACGCGTCTGCGTCCGCTTACTTGCGATTGTCCAAAACCGATGGCGCGCCTGTGCGGCAGGCCCGCGCTTGCTTATATATTGGAACTGCTTGCGCAGAACGGGATCACCCGTGCGGCGGTGACGCTGCGCTATCTGCCCGAGACCATCCGTGCCGCCTGGCCGGACGGGCGCTGCGCCGGGGTGGCGCTGCGTTTTGTGGAAGAGGACGAGCCGCTGGGCACGGCGGGCAGCGTGCGGAACGCGCTGGAAAACGCGGACGGAGACGTGCTGGTTATCAGCGGGGACGCGCTCTGCGATTTCGATCTGCGCGCCGCCGCGCGTTTCCACCGGGAGAAAGGAGCTGCGGCCACGCTGTTGCTCTCCCGTGTGGCCGATCCGCGCGAGTACGGCCTGGTGGTGACGGCGCCGGAAGGCCGGGTGCGCGGTTTTGTGGAAAAACCCGGATGGTCGCAGTCGGTCACCGATGCGGTGAACACCGGCATCTATATCCTTTCACCGCAAGCGCTGGCGCGCATCCCGCAGGGCGGGCCCTATGACTTCGGCAAGGATCTGTTTCCCGCCATGCTGCGTGCGGACATGCCTCTTTACGGGTTTGACACAAGCGGCTACTGGTGCGATATAGGAGACATCGGCGCCTATGTGCAGAGCCAGTTCGACCTGCTCGACGGCAAAGTGGACGCGCGCCTGCCGGGGCAGGCGGAAAACGGCGTGTATGTCAAAGGCTCGCTCCCGGCGGGGCGGTATACGCTGCACGCGCCGGTGTATCTGGGTGAGAACGTCACCATCGGGGAAGACGCCGTGATCGGGCCGTTTGCGGTGGTGGATGACGGCTGCGCCGTCGGCGCGCGCGCCAAGGTGAGGCAGTCGGTGCTGCTGCCGGACGCCTATGTGGGCGCGCGGTGCGAGTTGCGCGGTGCGCTGGTCTGTGCGGGCGCGTCGCTCGGCGCGCGGGCGGCCATGTTTGAGGGCGCGGTGGCGGGCGCGAAAGCGGTGATCGGGCGCGACGCCGTGGTCGCGCCCGGCGTACGCATCTGGCCCGGCAAACGGGTGGAGGACGGCGCCCGCGCCGCGCGGAACATCAAATCCGGTGCGGCCCGGCGCGGTGTGTTCGATGACGACGGTGTTTCCGGTGAAGTGGGGGTGGACCTCACGCCGGAGTTTTGCGCAAAACTGGGTGCGGCGGCAGGGGAGGCTACCGCGCGCGGCCTGATTGCCGTGGGGGACGACGGCAGCAACGTCGGCCGTGCGCTCAAGCAGGCGCTTTCGGCGGGCGCGCTCTCGGCGGGCGCCCGCGTGCTGGATTTTGGCAGCGCGTTTGAAGCGCAGTTCCTGTTTTCCGCGGTATTCTGCGCCGCCGATCTCGGCATTTTCACGCGTGCGGCGGGCGCGCGGGCGGTGCTCCGCCTGTTTGACGGTGCGGGCCTGCCGCTCTGCCGCAAGTGGGAGCGCAGCATCGAGGCGCATCTCTCCACCGGAGAGATCGCGCGCTGCCTGCCGGGGGAATACGGCGCGCCGGAACAGCTTGCGGGCATGGGCGCGTTTTATGCGCGTGCACTTGCCGGCCTGGCGCCGCGGGGGCTGGCCGGCATGTACGCCATCGTGCGTTGCGCCAACCGGCAGGCCAGGCAGCGGCTGGCGGGGGTGCTGGAGGAACTGTCCTGCGCGCCGGGCGGACCGAGCCGGTCCGGCGGCCTGCGGCTGCACCTCACCGCGTCCGGCCGGGCGGCTTCGTTTTTCGATGAAGAGGAACGCTATCTTTCCCCGCTGCACACGCTTGCGCTGGGCTGCCGCATCGCGTTCGAAGCGGGCGAGGATGTGGCGTTGCCCTACGAAGCGCCGCGCGTGCTGGACACGCTGGCCGGGCAGTATGGACGGCGGGTGCTGCGTTACCTTTCCTGCCCGGCCGACGACGCGGACCGGGAGGCGCGCGCGCTGGCTGCACGCCAGCAGTGGGTGCGGGACGGCCTGCAGAATGGCGTGCGCATCCTCTCCTGGCTGAAAACGGGCGGTCTGCGCCTGCACGATGCGGCCGCCGCACTGCCCGGGTTTGCCGTGGCGGTGCGCTCGGTGCCGCTGACGGGCAATCCCGGTGAGGTGCTGCGCGCGTTTGCAGGCGACGCACTCCTGGGTGAGGGCGAGGGCGTGCTGCTTTCCAGGCGGCGCGGCCAGGTGCTGCTCAGCCCGCTCAAGCGCGGGAAGGGCCTGCGCATTCTCGCCGAAGCGGCGGATATGGAGACCGCCGACGAACTGTGCATCGATCTGCAGAAGGAACTCCGGGGCGGCGACCCGCTTGACAAACGCTGA
- the zupT gene encoding zinc transporter ZupT — protein MQGFWQAFLLSTGAGLATALGSLIALFSKRENRRFLSFSLGFAAGVMILVSVADLLPQARAHLLQEMQAQTADGLTLVFLCAGLACAAAIDRALPHRERKTPVTGGTAAALARVGAVTAVAVTLHNLPEGMATFMAGYAGLRIGLPVAVSIALHNIPEGIAVSAPLYYGTGSRVKAFTFSALSGLSEPVGALLAFTVLRPFLSPLLFGVLFAWVAGIMLYLSFAGLIPSARAAGHTGFAVGGIFAGLAFMQFALIVLSI, from the coding sequence ATGCAGGGTTTCTGGCAGGCGTTTCTGCTTTCCACGGGCGCGGGGCTGGCCACGGCGCTGGGCAGCCTGATCGCGCTGTTTTCCAAACGGGAAAACCGGCGGTTCCTGTCGTTTTCGCTGGGGTTTGCCGCCGGGGTGATGATTCTGGTGTCGGTGGCCGACCTGCTGCCGCAGGCCAGGGCCCATCTTTTGCAGGAGATGCAGGCGCAGACCGCCGACGGGCTGACGCTGGTGTTCCTCTGTGCGGGGCTGGCGTGTGCGGCCGCCATTGACCGTGCGCTGCCTCACCGCGAACGGAAAACACCCGTGACGGGCGGTACGGCGGCGGCTCTGGCGCGTGTGGGCGCCGTCACCGCCGTGGCGGTGACGCTGCACAATTTGCCCGAAGGCATGGCTACCTTTATGGCGGGCTACGCCGGGCTGCGCATCGGGCTTCCGGTGGCGGTTTCCATCGCGCTGCACAACATCCCCGAGGGCATCGCGGTGTCGGCGCCGCTGTATTACGGTACCGGCAGCCGTGTCAAGGCGTTTACCTTTTCGGCGCTGTCCGGCCTTTCAGAACCGGTGGGCGCGCTGCTGGCGTTCACGGTGCTGCGTCCGTTTTTAAGCCCGCTGCTGTTCGGCGTGCTGTTTGCGTGGGTGGCGGGCATTATGCTTTACCTGTCGTTCGCGGGGCTCATCCCGTCGGCGCGGGCCGCCGGGCATACCGGTTTTGCGGTCGGTGGAATTTTCGCGGGGCTGGCGTTTATGCAGTTCGCGCTGATTGTTCTGTCGATATGA
- the rnhA gene encoding ribonuclease HI, with translation MEQTHKHVEIFSDGACRGNPGPGGYGVILRFGGHEKELSEGFAETTNNRMELSGAIAGLSCLKEPCDVTLYSDSQYVVNGVEKGWAKKWRANGWRKSDKSPALNADLWEKLLELLELHNVRIVWVKGHAGHPENERCDALAVEAALRFQQGPAKGGA, from the coding sequence ATGGAACAAACGCACAAGCATGTGGAGATCTTTTCGGACGGGGCCTGCCGCGGCAACCCCGGCCCGGGCGGCTATGGCGTCATTTTGCGCTTTGGCGGCCATGAAAAGGAACTCTCTGAAGGTTTTGCCGAAACCACCAACAACCGTATGGAGCTTTCCGGCGCCATCGCGGGGCTCTCCTGCCTGAAGGAGCCGTGCGACGTCACGCTCTACAGCGATTCACAGTATGTGGTCAACGGCGTCGAAAAGGGCTGGGCCAAAAAATGGCGCGCCAACGGTTGGCGCAAAAGCGACAAATCCCCCGCGCTCAACGCGGACCTATGGGAAAAGCTGCTGGAGCTGCTGGAGCTGCACAACGTGCGCATCGTGTGGGTGAAAGGCCATGCCGGGCACCCTGAAAACGAGCGCTGCGACGCGCTGGCCGTAGAGGCGGCGCTCCGGTTCCAGCAGGGACCGGCCAAAGGCGGCGCATAA
- the nifS gene encoding cysteine desulfurase NifS, protein MSKFVYADNAATTAVSQDVLHAMLPYFAERYGNPSSIYSVGRSAREGVDKARRQTADALGAKPEEIVFTSGGSESDNQAIRGAAAKCAAKGRHLITTAIEHHAVLHTMRALEKEGFTITYLRPEPDGTVLPETLEAAIRPDTTLVSIMYANNEIGTIQPIPAFVQICRARGILFHTDAVQAVGHVPIDAEQEGIDLLSLSAHKFHGPKGVGALYIRKGVRLPSLIEGGTQERGRRAGTENTPGIVGLGEALFRAAAGMEERMERVARLRDRLCDGLLAIPHTRLNGSRAHRLAGNLNISIDGIQAEGLLLLLDQNGICASAGSACATGAVQPSHVLTAIGLPEEAAHAALRLTLDDVNTDEDVDYIIETITRLVQHLRSLSPAWGPAQTTH, encoded by the coding sequence ATGTCCAAATTCGTATATGCCGACAACGCCGCCACCACTGCCGTTTCCCAAGACGTGCTGCATGCCATGCTGCCCTATTTCGCGGAGCGATATGGCAACCCGTCGAGCATCTACTCGGTGGGGCGCTCGGCGCGCGAGGGCGTGGACAAAGCCCGCAGACAGACGGCGGACGCGCTCGGCGCCAAGCCCGAAGAGATCGTCTTCACGTCCGGCGGTTCGGAATCGGACAACCAGGCCATCCGCGGTGCGGCTGCCAAGTGTGCCGCCAAGGGGCGACACCTCATCACCACCGCCATCGAGCACCACGCCGTGCTGCACACCATGCGCGCGCTGGAAAAAGAAGGCTTCACCATCACCTATCTGCGGCCGGAGCCGGACGGCACCGTGTTGCCCGAGACACTGGAAGCGGCTATCCGGCCCGACACCACGCTGGTGAGCATCATGTATGCCAACAACGAGATCGGTACAATCCAGCCTATTCCCGCCTTTGTGCAAATATGCAGGGCGCGCGGCATCCTTTTTCACACCGACGCGGTGCAGGCCGTGGGGCATGTGCCCATCGACGCGGAACAGGAGGGCATTGACCTGCTCTCGCTTTCGGCGCATAAATTTCACGGCCCCAAAGGCGTCGGCGCACTTTATATCCGCAAGGGCGTGCGGCTGCCCAGCCTCATCGAGGGCGGCACGCAGGAGCGCGGGCGGCGCGCGGGCACCGAGAACACCCCCGGCATCGTGGGGTTGGGCGAGGCTCTTTTCCGTGCCGCCGCCGGGATGGAAGAGCGGATGGAACGGGTGGCCCGCCTGCGCGACCGCCTGTGCGACGGCCTGCTCGCCATCCCGCACACCCGCCTCAACGGCAGCCGCGCGCACCGGCTGGCCGGCAACCTCAACATCTCCATCGACGGCATCCAGGCCGAAGGGCTTTTGCTGCTGCTTGACCAGAACGGCATTTGCGCGTCGGCCGGCTCGGCCTGCGCCACCGGCGCGGTGCAGCCGTCGCATGTGCTCACCGCCATCGGGCTGCCGGAGGAAGCGGCCCACGCCGCGCTGCGCCTCACGCTCGACGACGTCAACACCGACGAGGACGTCGATTATATCATCGAAACCATCACGCGGCTGGTGCAGCATCTGCGCAGCCTTTCGCCGGCCTGGGGCCCGGCGCAGACGACACATTGA
- a CDS encoding secondary thiamine-phosphate synthase enzyme YjbQ — protein sequence MALFLKTCALETMQREFIDITRTVELFVQETGVREGLCLVFCPHTTAGVTINENADPDVLHDLNYTFERAFPKLPAYLHMEGNSDAHMKSTLTGASETVIIHGGRLLLGRWQGLYFCEYDGPRTRKFLIKVLEG from the coding sequence ATGGCTTTATTTCTGAAAACCTGCGCGTTGGAAACCATGCAGCGTGAATTCATCGACATCACCCGAACGGTGGAATTGTTTGTGCAGGAAACCGGCGTGCGGGAAGGGCTGTGCCTGGTTTTCTGTCCGCACACCACGGCGGGCGTCACCATCAACGAGAACGCCGACCCCGATGTGCTGCACGACCTGAATTATACCTTTGAGCGCGCGTTCCCCAAGCTGCCCGCCTATCTGCACATGGAGGGCAACTCGGATGCGCACATGAAGTCCACCCTCACCGGCGCGTCCGAGACCGTCATCATCCACGGCGGGCGGCTGCTGCTCGGCCGCTGGCAGGGGCTGTATTTCTGCGAATACGACGGGCCGCGCACCCGCAAGTTCCTTATCAAGGTACTGGAAGGATAG
- a CDS encoding NADH-dependent [FeFe] hydrogenase, group A6, producing MVNVTINGTPVQAGEDTTILEAAASAGIHIPTLCYLKGLNEIGACRVCLVEIEGIEKLVTACGNKVAEGMVISTNSPRVREARRTNVELILSQHDCYCASCARSGNCNLQSLSNDLGILDLPYRREMPVSEWNKSFPLIRDFSKCIKCMRCVQVCDKIQDMNIWDIANTGSRTTVDVSQNRKMEESDCTLCGQCITHCPVGALRERDDTDKAFAALADPDTITVVQIAPAVRAAWGESLGLPREQATAKRLVAALRKIGFRYIFDTTFSADLTIMEEGSEFLAKLRNRENETFPMFTSCCPGWVRFLKSQYPDMVRQLSTAKSPQQMFGAITKSYYAKLLDVEPERICSISVMPCLAKKQEAALPTMDTAGAGPDVDIVLTTREIDRMIRAEDIHPGELPEEEFDQPLGVGSGAGVIFGATGGVMEAALRSAYYLVTGKNPEPDAFGNVRGMDGWKEAAIDIAGTTVRVAVASGLGNARRLVEALRKGDVQYDFVEIMACPGGCSGGGGQPIAEGEERAGVRAETLYGLDNISALRFSHENPSIVQVYRDYLDKPLSHRAHELLHTAHDAWEMPGAAAKK from the coding sequence ATGGTAAACGTGACGATCAACGGCACCCCCGTGCAGGCGGGCGAAGACACCACCATTCTGGAAGCGGCGGCTTCGGCGGGCATTCATATCCCCACGCTCTGCTACCTGAAGGGCCTCAATGAGATCGGCGCCTGCCGGGTTTGCCTGGTGGAGATTGAGGGCATTGAGAAGTTGGTGACGGCCTGCGGCAACAAGGTGGCGGAAGGCATGGTCATTTCCACCAACAGCCCGCGCGTGCGCGAGGCACGGCGCACCAATGTGGAGCTCATCCTCTCGCAGCACGACTGTTATTGCGCCAGTTGCGCGCGCAGCGGCAACTGCAACCTTCAGTCGCTTTCCAACGACCTCGGTATTCTCGATCTGCCCTACCGGCGGGAAATGCCGGTCTCTGAATGGAACAAGTCGTTTCCGCTCATCCGCGATTTTTCCAAGTGCATCAAGTGCATGCGTTGCGTGCAGGTTTGTGACAAGATCCAGGATATGAACATCTGGGACATTGCCAACACCGGCTCGCGCACCACGGTGGACGTGTCGCAGAACCGCAAAATGGAGGAATCGGACTGTACGCTCTGCGGCCAGTGCATCACGCACTGCCCGGTGGGCGCGCTGCGCGAGCGGGACGACACCGACAAGGCGTTTGCCGCGCTGGCCGATCCGGATACGATCACCGTGGTGCAGATCGCGCCCGCCGTGCGCGCCGCGTGGGGCGAATCACTTGGTCTGCCGCGGGAGCAGGCGACCGCCAAACGGCTGGTGGCCGCGCTGCGCAAGATCGGGTTCCGTTATATCTTCGACACTACGTTCAGCGCCGATCTCACCATCATGGAGGAGGGAAGTGAGTTCCTCGCAAAGCTCCGGAACCGGGAAAACGAAACGTTCCCCATGTTCACTTCCTGCTGTCCCGGTTGGGTGCGCTTTCTGAAATCGCAGTATCCGGACATGGTGCGCCAGCTTTCCACTGCGAAATCACCGCAGCAGATGTTCGGCGCCATCACGAAAAGCTATTATGCCAAGCTGTTGGATGTGGAGCCGGAACGCATCTGCTCCATTTCCGTCATGCCGTGCCTGGCTAAAAAACAGGAAGCCGCCTTGCCCACCATGGACACAGCGGGAGCGGGGCCGGATGTGGACATCGTGCTCACGACGCGGGAGATCGACCGCATGATCCGCGCGGAGGATATCCACCCGGGGGAGCTGCCGGAGGAGGAGTTCGACCAGCCGCTTGGCGTGGGCAGCGGCGCGGGCGTGATTTTCGGCGCCACGGGCGGCGTGATGGAAGCGGCCCTGCGCTCGGCCTACTATCTGGTCACCGGAAAAAATCCGGAGCCCGACGCGTTTGGAAACGTGCGGGGAATGGACGGCTGGAAGGAAGCGGCCATCGACATCGCGGGCACCACGGTGCGTGTAGCGGTGGCCAGTGGTCTGGGCAACGCCCGTCGGCTGGTGGAAGCCTTGCGCAAAGGCGATGTGCAGTACGATTTCGTGGAGATCATGGCCTGCCCCGGCGGCTGCTCAGGCGGCGGGGGGCAGCCCATCGCCGAGGGCGAGGAGCGGGCGGGCGTCCGCGCGGAGACCCTCTACGGGCTGGATAATATCAGCGCGCTGCGGTTTTCACATGAAAACCCGTCCATCGTGCAGGTGTACCGTGACTATCTGGACAAACCGCTCTCGCATCGCGCACATGAGCTGCTCCATACGGCGCATGACGCCTGGGAAATGCCCGGCGCCGCCGCGAAAAAATAA